The DNA window AAACCCAGAAAACAGGATTTCAAAACAATAACCCAGATGGAAACAAAAGAACAGATGTTTAACAATAGACTTTTCAGAGTAGTTCTTGTAGCCGCACTTACCAATATCGGCAGTATGATAGGTACATTTCTGGGTGTATATGTGATGCTCCAGATTACAGGCATTGACCCAACAGAAGTCATCGAAGCAGGTCTGCGTAATATAGGGCTTTAAAAGTAAAAAAGAGTTAAGTGGTTAAGTTTTAACCACCTATTACTTATTTTAAGATTTCTTTCAGGTAGAACTGGTGAGGTCCGAGGTTTCCACCGTAGTTTCCAGCACTGATTTTCTTAATTCCCGGTAATGTTACTGCCGCTTTAACACCTGTTTCTATGGCCTCACTGACCACATCAGTATCCAGTCCATTAATCACAATTTCGTACACAGCATTGACATCTTTAGGTATCATGCTGCCTTCTACTTTATCTTTGATTGACGGGCAGTATTTTTCATTGGCAGTTGCTTTCAGGAATGTGTATTTGTTTGCACCGGGTTTGGAACCGCTTGCAACTATACCGCCAGGGAATGGTGTGATTGTTCCTTCTACTTTATTTATTGCTTCAACTGCAGATTGTGCTGCATTAAGTGCAGACATCTGTGAATCTCCAAATATGAAGAAATTACCACCCGCTACACCTTCAACTGCTCCTATGGACTCTTCTATAAGGAAATCGCCCTCCATTATAGGTATGCTGTACATCTTTCTATCAAGTATCTGGGTTTCGGATTCCATTCCATCCCCAAAGAACTTGAGTTTGTAACCGGTGTCGAATTGTTTTTTAGCTTCAAGGAGACCATTAAAAACCGCTGTTGTGGGTGCAGTCAGAACACATTGTCCGAGACGCTTGAGTACCTGATCTTCTAAGTCTTTATAACTGAAATTGCATATCTGGATATAATATCCTGGTCTGCCGTCAGGTGTTTCGTTCCAGTTTGCAAACCTTTCAATTCCTGCCTCTGCAGGACACATGATAACCGATGTCCCAAATCCTGTAGCTTCCTGTGCAGCAACCTTTGCCCAGTATTTAGTTGCGGCTGTTATCAATATTCTACTAACTTTTATAGGAAACGCTTCTGCGAATGTTTCTTCTACTTCTACTCCATTAACTTCCATAAAAACACCCCTTATATAGTACTATATTCTGGTATTGTATTTACATTATGTGTTACCTTACATATACTCTTCGAAATTTACCTAATTCAATGCTCTGTATATCAAAAGTCAGGATTTAAAAGATAAAAATCTTGCATTTACCGCTACAATAACAGTGCTAAGCGACATAAGGATTGCACCAGCAGCAGGAGACAGCAGAATTCCCTGATTGTACAATATGCCTGCTGCAAGAGGGATTGCAGCTGCGTTGTATCCTGTCGCCCAGAACAGGTTCTGTATCATTTTTTTGTACGTAGCTCTGGACAATCCCAGTATAGACACCGCATCCATTGGATTGCTTTTTACAAGGATGATATCTGCGGTTTCAACGGCTACATCTGTACCTGCACCTATGGCAATCCCCACATCAGCCTGTGCAAGCGCAGGAGCATCATTAACACCATCACCCGTCATGGCTACAATATATCCTCTGGACTGGATTTCCTTGACCTTTTTTGACTTGTCCTGTGGAAGTACTTCAGAAAAATATTCATCAAGACCCACTTCATTAGCCACCCATCTGGCGACCTGTTCATTATCACCGGTGAGCATCATGCACCTGACACCCATGCTTTTAAGTTTTGAAACCGCTTCTTTTGATTCCGGTCTGATAATATCGGCAAGAGCTATAGCACCTGTTAATTCATCGTCCAGCAGGACATATACCACTGTTTTACCCTGAGTTCTCAATTTATCTATATGTTTATTTTCAGGAATAGATATACCGTTCTCATCCAGGTAACCCGGGCTTACAACTTTAACATTTCTGCTTTCAACTGTACCTTCAGCACCTTTACCTGGTATTGATTGGAAGTTTTCTACATAAAAATGCTCATTAGATGATGATACTATACCTTTTGCTATCGGATGTTCTGAATTGGATTCCAATGAAGCGGCGTATTTAAGAATCTGATTTTCATCCAAATCATTTGTAAAAGGTATTGTATCAGTAACTCCGAATTCACCCTTTGTAAGAGTTCCTGTTTTATCAAAAAGAATGGAATTGATGTTACGTGCATTTTCAAAGGCGGAACGGTCTCTTATTAATAGTCCGTTTTTTGCACCAAGTGTGGATGAAATAGCCACTACCAGTGGAATAGCAAGTCCCAGTGCATGAGGACAGGTTATTACCATTACAGTAACCGAACGTTCAAGTGAAAAGGCAAGGTCTGTATTCATTACAATGGTCCATAACGCAAAAGTTATAGCCCCTCCACTGAGTGCTATTATTGTCAACCAGAGTGCAGCCCGGTTTGCAAGATTCTGGGTCCTGGATTTGCTTCCCTGGGCTTCCTGTACAAGGTTTATCAACTGTGAAAGGAAAGAATCTTCTCCTGTCTTTTTAACCTCCACTTTAAGTGAAGCTTCCCCATTTATAGAACCACCTATTACCTCATCACCTACACTTTTTGAAACGGGTCTGGACTCTCCAGTGAGCATGGATTCATCAAGAGAGGATTCACCTTCTACTATATCTCCATCAGCAGGTATTTTTTCACCCGGTTTTACAAGTACTATATCTCCTTCCTGAATCTCTGTTAATGATACATCTTCCAAATCACCATCTGATTTGACTCTGTGAGCTTCAGAAGGCATCAATTTGACCAGTTCTTCCATTGAACGGGATGCACTGAGAACAGATTTCATTTCTATCCAGTGACCCAAAAGCATTACATCTATAAGTGATGCCAGTTCCCAGAAAAAGAACTTGCCTTCCAGTCCAAAAACCACTGCACTACTGTAGGCATAAGCAACCGTTATAGCCACCGCTATCAGCGTCATCATCCCGGGCTCTTTTTTATTCAGTTCATCTGCAATCCCTTTTAAAAACGGGTAACCACCGTAAAAGAATACCACAGTCGACAGAACAAAGAGCAGGTACTGGTCACCTGTAAACCCTATACTAATACCCAGAAATTGCTGGATTAAAGGAGATAACAAAAAAATGGGGATTGTAAGGATGGTGGAAATGATAAACCTTTTTTTAAAATCCTCCATCATCATTGCATGATGATCCTGATGACTCCCATGATGCATATTTTCATTGTTCATGTTTTCATCCTTTATATTTAAATACCAAGTTTTTTACGATTGTTTCCAATATGTTCAAGCATCGAATTTACAGCTTTTGTTGTATCTGTTTCTACATCTACCATTCCACCAGTTATATCTTTACTTTCTTCTGTCAGGAGTTTAACAAGTCTTGGTGCTCCTGTAATAGTGGGTACTGGATTTACATGAGTGTATAAACCAAGAGCCACTGAATACATGGCATCAATTGTTGCCTTTTGTTCCATATATTCGGGAGCATTGGCAACTACTGGTAGGTCAGGTATGGCTACATCTCCAAGTGTTCCAGAAATTATACCCAGCAGGTCACCCAATCGTCCGGTATCTGTACATGTACCATAACTCAATACTGGTGGTATGTTCAATTTTTCACATAATTTTTTAAGTCCGGGTCCTGCAAATTTTTGTGCATCTGTACTGCAAAGACCTCCTACCTGCATTGCTCCGTTACCACAGCCCATTGAAAGAACAAGCACATCATTTTTGATTAATTCTTTAGCAACATCTATACTGTGCATATCATGACCGTAATCTCTCAGTGTTGTACAGGATACAAGACCTGCAACTCCCCTGATAGTCCCGTCTTTAATAGCATCCAGCAATGGATCAACACTTCCCCCGAGCGCGTCTACAAAACTTTCTGTAGAAAAGCCTACTACTGCCTCATTCATCGGCAAATCGGTTATAGGCTTAGTATTTTCCCTGCGGTTTTTGAAGTTGTCAATTGCCATCTGTAAAAGCTGGTTAGCCTGGTTTTCAGCCTCTTCAGGAATATAATTAATACGTTCATTAATACCTTCAAATGATATCAAATCACTTACCGGTACAAGCCTTACATTGTATTTTTCCGCATATTTTGGGTCTATTGGCATGGAACAGTTCATGTCGGAT is part of the Methanohalobium evestigatum Z-7303 genome and encodes:
- a CDS encoding heavy metal translocating P-type ATPase, with the protein product MNNENMHHGSHQDHHAMMMEDFKKRFIISTILTIPIFLLSPLIQQFLGISIGFTGDQYLLFVLSTVVFFYGGYPFLKGIADELNKKEPGMMTLIAVAITVAYAYSSAVVFGLEGKFFFWELASLIDVMLLGHWIEMKSVLSASRSMEELVKLMPSEAHRVKSDGDLEDVSLTEIQEGDIVLVKPGEKIPADGDIVEGESSLDESMLTGESRPVSKSVGDEVIGGSINGEASLKVEVKKTGEDSFLSQLINLVQEAQGSKSRTQNLANRAALWLTIIALSGGAITFALWTIVMNTDLAFSLERSVTVMVITCPHALGLAIPLVVAISSTLGAKNGLLIRDRSAFENARNINSILFDKTGTLTKGEFGVTDTIPFTNDLDENQILKYAASLESNSEHPIAKGIVSSSNEHFYVENFQSIPGKGAEGTVESRNVKVVSPGYLDENGISIPENKHIDKLRTQGKTVVYVLLDDELTGAIALADIIRPESKEAVSKLKSMGVRCMMLTGDNEQVARWVANEVGLDEYFSEVLPQDKSKKVKEIQSRGYIVAMTGDGVNDAPALAQADVGIAIGAGTDVAVETADIILVKSNPMDAVSILGLSRATYKKMIQNLFWATGYNAAAIPLAAGILYNQGILLSPAAGAILMSLSTVIVAVNARFLSFKS
- the fhcD gene encoding formylmethanofuran--tetrahydromethanopterin N-formyltransferase, which produces MEVNGVEVEETFAEAFPIKVSRILITAATKYWAKVAAQEATGFGTSVIMCPAEAGIERFANWNETPDGRPGYYIQICNFSYKDLEDQVLKRLGQCVLTAPTTAVFNGLLEAKKQFDTGYKLKFFGDGMESETQILDRKMYSIPIMEGDFLIEESIGAVEGVAGGNFFIFGDSQMSALNAAQSAVEAINKVEGTITPFPGGIVASGSKPGANKYTFLKATANEKYCPSIKDKVEGSMIPKDVNAVYEIVINGLDTDVVSEAIETGVKAAVTLPGIKKISAGNYGGNLGPHQFYLKEILK